The proteins below are encoded in one region of Festucalex cinctus isolate MCC-2025b chromosome 2, RoL_Fcin_1.0, whole genome shotgun sequence:
- the gemin8 gene encoding gem-associated protein 8, with protein sequence MEDTSAQMSWFSNPVYSRYWQHYQQAMAWHQRHRRAYQKAFEAAYGPIDHHRRQRARYADWRACESDSEEGERSSDSEIECDVSNMEISDELRQYFAQTEKHREELRRQQQLEAEQQDKYVPADQDLHGRTSRQASAAPPSERPGERRGAEMKKLYGEDAAKILAMETAMQLTFDRNCDLKQPKYWPVIPLKL encoded by the exons GAGGACACAAGCGCTCAAATGTCCTGGTTTTCCAACCCTGTGTACAGCCGATACTGGCAGCACTACCAGCAGGCGATGGCCTGGCACCAGAGGCACAGGCGGGCCTACCAGAAGGCCTTCGAGGCTGCTTACGGCCCCATCGACCACCACCGCCGCCAGCGAGCGCGCTACGCAGACTGGCGCGCATGCGAAAGTGACAGCGAAGAAGGGGAGAGGAGCTCCGACAGTGAGATCGAATGCGACGTCAGTAACATGGAGATCAGCGACGAGCTTCGGCAGTATTTTGCTCAGACGGAGAAACACAGAGAGGAATTAA GGAGGCAGCAACAACTGGAGGCCGAGCAACAGGATAAGTACGTCCCAGCTGATCAGGACCTGCACGGCCGCACCTCCCGGCAAGCCAGCGCGGCCCCGCCTTCCGAGCGGCCAGGTGAGAGGCGCGGGGCTGAGATGAAGAAGCTCTATGGCGAAGACGCAGCCAAGATCCTGGCCATGGAGACGGCGATGCAGCTGACTTTTGACAGGAACTGTGACCTCAAGCAACCCAAATATTGGCCTGTTATTCCCCTCAAACTTTAG